A single region of the Sphingomonas crocodyli genome encodes:
- a CDS encoding amidohydrolase family protein, with the protein MRWWQGLMMAGAAMVATGEVAAKDLLISNVTLIDGTGAAPLPGASVLVSGDRIALIAPGTIQAPAGAMKIDGTGKYLLPGLIDSHIHLVGGRMPKEGGGTYVDKPLAIRTLQGFLNAGVTSVYDSGNNADFIFEMRADERAGKFPSPRIFAAGAVITAPGGYGDSVFGLTVSDVKTDRAKLQAQFDRKPDLQKILFDELGNYGTATAPVFSEETFAGIIKMANSNGIPTTVHAASESESAESIDAGIDGFAHPVRSVITDGFAKRVAAKRIPVSTTMAVFYHIATIADHPEFLETPLFKASVDPAELQKQRTTERQRYINSGMAAQFKIQNPYSAKTIKKLFDNGVILTAGTDRTWGASLHMELDLLAKAGIPLLPLTRIATLNGAIYLHKEKDLGSIERGKLADLLLLNADPTKDVAAYGAIAAVFKNGEPIEIKPLDTMTAK; encoded by the coding sequence ATGCGGTGGTGGCAAGGGCTGATGATGGCGGGCGCGGCGATGGTCGCGACGGGCGAGGTTGCGGCCAAAGATCTGCTGATCAGCAACGTGACGTTGATCGACGGCACCGGCGCCGCGCCGCTGCCCGGCGCTTCGGTGCTGGTTTCGGGCGACAGGATCGCGCTGATCGCGCCCGGCACGATCCAGGCGCCGGCGGGCGCGATGAAGATCGACGGCACCGGCAAATATCTGCTGCCCGGCCTGATCGACAGCCACATCCATCTGGTCGGCGGGCGCATGCCCAAGGAAGGCGGCGGCACCTATGTCGATAAGCCGCTGGCGATCCGCACGCTGCAGGGTTTTCTGAACGCGGGCGTCACCTCGGTCTATGACTCGGGCAACAATGCCGACTTCATCTTCGAGATGCGGGCCGATGAGCGCGCGGGCAAGTTTCCGTCGCCGCGTATCTTCGCGGCGGGTGCGGTCATCACCGCGCCGGGCGGCTATGGCGACAGCGTCTTCGGCCTGACCGTCAGCGACGTGAAAACCGACAGGGCCAAGCTGCAGGCCCAGTTCGATCGCAAGCCCGATTTGCAAAAGATCCTGTTCGACGAACTCGGCAATTACGGCACCGCAACCGCGCCGGTGTTCAGCGAGGAAACCTTCGCCGGCATCATCAAGATGGCCAATTCGAACGGCATCCCGACCACGGTTCACGCCGCATCGGAATCGGAATCGGCGGAATCGATCGATGCGGGCATTGACGGCTTCGCGCATCCGGTCCGCTCGGTGATCACCGATGGCTTCGCAAAGCGGGTCGCGGCCAAGCGCATCCCGGTGTCGACGACGATGGCGGTCTTCTACCACATCGCCACGATCGCCGATCATCCCGAGTTTCTCGAAACCCCCTTGTTCAAGGCGTCGGTCGATCCGGCGGAGCTGCAGAAACAGCGCACGACCGAGCGGCAACGCTACATCAACAGCGGCATGGCCGCGCAGTTCAAGATTCAGAATCCCTATTCGGCCAAGACGATCAAGAAGCTGTTCGACAATGGCGTGATCCTGACGGCGGGCACCGATCGCACCTGGGGCGCTTCGCTGCACATGGAACTCGATCTGCTCGCCAAGGCGGGCATCCCGCTGCTGCCGCTCACGCGGATCGCGACGCTCAACGGCGCGATTTACCTACACAAGGAAAAGGATCTCGGTTCGATCGAGCGCGGCAAGCTGGCGGATCTGCTGCTGCTCAACGCCGATCCGACCAAGGACGTCGCCGCCTACGGCGCGATCGCCGCCGTGTTCAAGAATGGCGAGCCGATCGAGATCAAGCCGCTCGACACGATGACAGCCAAGTAA
- a CDS encoding ABC transporter substrate-binding protein — MRFPTISLTRQAVVRGLLISAALATVAGCSKAPEPAGDAPVRIAVPVIPPAIGNPYQGISIPAVLALQAIFDTVTTLDANGEPQPALALSWEQESPTSWLFKLRTDVKFSNGEPLTADALVVSVDHMTSKEGRGETIGSTLFQIEGAEKVDDLTVRIKLNQPDPILPIHASVWRIPAPAQWKTLKLPEAARDAIGSGPYVIATRADGKLELKPNPTSWRKPNAGGLTLMMIPDSTARLQAFTSGAVDMALALALDAKPSVEATGGKLISRMTPAVDYIGFNTEGRKTPLNDPRVRVALNMAVNRDLLTKSVLKDTTTPASQIGMPGSYGYNAALKPIPYDPAGAKKLLAAAGYPNGFKVKMSVTTGEGGGDALVYQQVGNDLKKVGVEAEIMGRPSTRQMQDLFTGSMDADLFAWVTRGNDPLNDYRIRSCLKPSAARKPFHCDPKLTEIARTALAENDPDKRKALYGQVAAYEQTSPTGIVLWQVPAFDAVSPKVGGYAPVQDVMQLDLIKRTAN, encoded by the coding sequence ATGCGGTTTCCGACGATTTCCCTCACGCGGCAGGCCGTCGTGCGCGGCCTCCTGATCTCGGCGGCGCTGGCGACCGTCGCGGGCTGCTCGAAGGCGCCGGAGCCGGCCGGCGATGCTCCGGTCCGCATCGCGGTGCCCGTGATCCCGCCCGCGATCGGCAATCCCTATCAGGGCATTTCGATCCCCGCCGTGCTGGCGCTGCAGGCGATCTTCGACACCGTCACCACGCTCGATGCGAATGGCGAACCGCAGCCCGCACTCGCGCTGTCGTGGGAACAGGAAAGCCCGACCAGCTGGCTGTTCAAGCTGCGCACCGATGTGAAGTTCAGCAATGGAGAGCCGCTGACCGCCGACGCGCTTGTCGTCTCGGTCGATCATATGACGTCAAAGGAAGGGCGCGGCGAGACGATCGGCAGCACGCTGTTCCAGATCGAGGGCGCCGAAAAAGTCGACGACCTGACCGTCCGCATCAAGCTCAACCAGCCCGATCCGATCCTGCCGATCCACGCATCGGTGTGGCGCATTCCGGCGCCCGCGCAGTGGAAGACGCTGAAGCTGCCCGAAGCCGCGCGCGATGCGATCGGTTCGGGCCCCTATGTCATCGCGACCCGCGCTGACGGCAAGCTGGAACTGAAGCCCAATCCCACCTCGTGGCGCAAGCCGAATGCGGGTGGCCTCACACTGATGATGATCCCGGATTCGACCGCGCGGCTGCAGGCCTTCACCTCGGGCGCGGTCGATATGGCGCTCGCGCTCGCGCTCGATGCCAAGCCGTCGGTCGAAGCGACGGGCGGCAAGCTGATCTCGCGCATGACGCCCGCGGTCGACTATATCGGCTTCAACACCGAAGGGCGGAAGACGCCGCTCAACGATCCGCGCGTGCGCGTCGCGCTCAACATGGCGGTCAATCGCGACCTGCTGACCAAGAGCGTCCTCAAGGATACGACCACGCCGGCCAGCCAGATCGGCATGCCGGGCAGCTATGGCTATAACGCCGCGCTCAAGCCGATCCCCTATGATCCGGCGGGCGCGAAGAAGCTGCTCGCCGCGGCGGGCTATCCCAACGGCTTCAAGGTCAAGATGTCGGTCACGACCGGCGAGGGCGGCGGCGATGCTCTGGTCTATCAGCAGGTCGGCAACGATCTGAAGAAGGTCGGCGTCGAAGCCGAGATCATGGGTCGCCCTTCGACCCGGCAGATGCAGGATCTGTTCACCGGATCGATGGACGCCGATCTCTTCGCCTGGGTGACGCGCGGCAACGATCCGCTCAACGATTATCGCATCCGTTCGTGCCTGAAGCCGTCCGCAGCGCGCAAGCCGTTCCACTGCGATCCCAAGCTGACCGAGATCGCCCGCACCGCGCTGGCCGAAAACGATCCGGACAAGCGCAAGGCACTCTATGGGCAGGTCGCCGCTTATGAGCAGACCAGCCCGACCGGCATCGTCCTGTGGCAGGTGCCCGCCTTCGACGCGGTGTCGCCCAAGGTCGGCGGCTATGCGCCGGTGCAGGACGTGATGCAGCTCGATCTGATCAAGCGGACCGCCAACTGA
- a CDS encoding ABC transporter permease: MTAGGRSGGMRGMVLLRATIPHLRKLAVLLLVISTLLFFLLRQAGDPAYVLAGAGATPEQLAAIREAYGLDRPLFVQYLSYIWNILHFDFGRSLLTHDSALGTVLARFPQTLQLAVSAMAFSILIAIPLGAWLGARPERAERRFVSAIVFVLQGAPGFVLALLFIQLFAVQLMWLPSVGYSATDWRTWVLPTLSLTTFTAPSLTRMIAANVGEAMREDYIRTARAYGAGFTTLLWRHALPNALLGASALIGVQFAHLLSGSAVIETIYSWPGMGWLLLESVQTLDFPVVQAEVFVIAILVFLVNLLTDLGFRLLDPRLRV; encoded by the coding sequence ATGACGGCAGGGGGGCGATCGGGCGGCATGCGGGGGATGGTGCTGTTGCGCGCCACGATCCCGCACCTGCGCAAGCTGGCCGTGCTGCTGCTCGTCATCTCGACCCTGTTGTTCTTCCTGCTCCGTCAGGCGGGCGATCCGGCCTATGTGCTGGCGGGCGCCGGGGCGACGCCCGAACAGCTGGCGGCGATCCGGGAGGCTTATGGCCTCGATCGCCCGCTGTTCGTCCAATATCTCAGCTACATCTGGAACATCCTGCATTTCGATTTCGGTCGATCGCTGCTGACGCATGACAGCGCGCTGGGCACGGTGCTGGCGCGCTTCCCGCAGACGCTGCAACTGGCAGTATCGGCGATGGCGTTCAGCATCCTGATCGCGATCCCGCTCGGCGCATGGCTCGGCGCCCGGCCGGAGCGGGCCGAACGGCGCTTCGTCTCGGCGATCGTGTTCGTGCTGCAGGGCGCGCCCGGCTTCGTCCTCGCGCTGCTGTTCATCCAGCTGTTCGCCGTCCAGCTGATGTGGCTCCCCTCTGTCGGCTACAGCGCGACCGACTGGCGCACATGGGTGTTGCCAACTTTGTCGCTCACCACCTTCACCGCGCCCAGCCTCACCCGCATGATCGCCGCCAATGTCGGCGAAGCGATGCGAGAGGATTATATCCGCACCGCGCGCGCTTATGGCGCCGGCTTCACGACCCTGCTGTGGCGGCACGCTTTGCCCAACGCCTTGCTCGGCGCCTCCGCGCTGATCGGCGTTCAGTTCGCGCATCTGTTGAGCGGCAGCGCGGTGATCGAGACGATCTATTCGTGGCCGGGCATGGGCTGGCTGCTGCTGGAATCGGTGCAGACGCTCGATTTCCCGGTGGTTCAGGCCGAAGTGTTCGTGATCGCGATCCTTGTCTTCCTCGTGAACCTGCTCACCGATCTCGGCTTCCGCCTGCTCGATCCGAGGTTACGGGTATGA
- a CDS encoding aldehyde dehydrogenase family protein, which produces MTFAFDPASVEVLSGHFIGGRLIEGGAMPVRRPSDGQVHGAIPIGDAALVDQAVSVATAAAAEWRKVAPRARARLLRRWADLIDRDVDLLARMEAVVSSRFHHEAMVVDVPNASEWLRFYGEYCDKIDGAVLPTADNALAMVVNQPYGVVGAIAPWNFPLILSMWKVAPAIAAGNAVVLKPSELTPFSIVHVARLAIEAGLPAGLFNVVQGDGPGVGSAIVTHPGIGYVSFTGSTATGRRLMADAAMSGPKPVGLELGGKGVQLVFDDAGDLDTLTQKIIWGISRNAGQLCYAGSRLVVQRGIADALVERVVAGLEALRPGQTWDKAASLPPILSDMQGKKIDGIVRDTVDAGASLLTGGGFAEVEGARDGIWYRPTVLADVPAGARGVAEEIFGPVLTVQRFDAEEEGIALSNHASYGLSASVHSRDISRAIRSARAMEAGTIWVNGWGRQPDFSAPFGGWKQSGFGKEAGRDGYQKYLRQKTIWAEL; this is translated from the coding sequence GTGACCTTCGCCTTCGATCCTGCGAGCGTCGAGGTTCTCTCGGGCCATTTCATCGGCGGTCGCTTGATCGAAGGCGGCGCCATGCCGGTGCGCCGTCCGTCAGACGGACAAGTGCATGGCGCGATCCCGATCGGGGATGCGGCGCTGGTCGATCAGGCGGTGTCGGTCGCGACGGCGGCGGCGGCCGAATGGCGCAAGGTCGCCCCGCGCGCCCGCGCCCGGCTGCTGCGCCGCTGGGCGGACCTGATCGACCGCGATGTCGATCTGCTCGCGCGGATGGAGGCGGTCGTCTCCTCGCGCTTCCACCATGAGGCGATGGTGGTCGACGTGCCCAACGCATCCGAATGGCTGCGTTTCTACGGCGAATACTGCGACAAGATCGACGGCGCGGTGCTGCCGACGGCGGACAATGCGCTCGCGATGGTGGTCAACCAGCCTTACGGCGTGGTGGGCGCGATCGCGCCGTGGAACTTCCCGCTGATCCTGTCGATGTGGAAGGTCGCTCCCGCGATCGCGGCGGGCAATGCGGTGGTGCTCAAGCCGTCCGAACTCACCCCCTTTTCAATCGTCCATGTCGCGCGGCTGGCGATCGAGGCGGGCCTGCCTGCCGGTCTGTTCAACGTCGTGCAGGGCGATGGTCCGGGCGTCGGCTCGGCGATCGTGACCCATCCCGGTATCGGCTATGTCAGCTTCACCGGATCGACCGCGACGGGGCGCCGGCTGATGGCCGATGCGGCGATGTCCGGTCCCAAGCCGGTCGGGCTCGAACTCGGCGGCAAGGGCGTGCAGCTCGTGTTCGACGATGCGGGCGATCTCGATACGCTCACGCAGAAGATCATCTGGGGCATCAGCCGCAATGCCGGGCAACTCTGCTATGCGGGCAGTCGCCTCGTCGTGCAGCGCGGGATCGCCGATGCGCTGGTGGAAAGGGTCGTCGCGGGACTCGAGGCGCTGCGCCCCGGCCAGACGTGGGATAAGGCGGCAAGCCTGCCCCCGATCCTGAGCGACATGCAGGGCAAGAAGATCGACGGCATCGTGCGTGACACGGTCGACGCGGGTGCCTCTCTGTTGACCGGCGGCGGCTTTGCCGAGGTCGAGGGCGCGCGCGACGGCATCTGGTACCGCCCCACCGTCCTGGCCGACGTGCCGGCGGGTGCGCGCGGCGTGGCGGAGGAGATTTTCGGCCCGGTCCTGACGGTCCAGCGCTTCGATGCGGAGGAGGAGGGGATCGCCCTGTCCAACCACGCCAGCTACGGCCTGTCCGCATCGGTCCACAGCCGCGACATATCCCGCGCCATCCGGTCTGCGCGCGCGATGGAGGCCGGGACGATCTGGGTGAACGGCTGGGGCCGTCAGCCGGACTTCAGCGCCCCCTTCGGCGGGTGGAAGCAATCGGGCTTCGGCAAGGAGGCCGGGCGCGACGGATATCAGAAATATCTGCGCCAGAAGACGATCTGGGCGGAGCTGTGA
- a CDS encoding ABC transporter permease, giving the protein MGRIQRLATGGAPRRWRWLSVAELTIGAGLFALVALAAIFGRLLLTHDPVESDLMATFLPMGSAGHLLGTDHMGRDMWSRVIAGLQWSMACAFTANAINLMIGTTLGLLAAERPGWTRTIARQTTDMFQSFPSMVVAIVVVVVIGHGFVPLVATLGFLSWPIFMRVAYAEASSIYARDYVKAARIAGVSRPAIMLGHVLPGLRASLMVVFALHFATLLIAESGLSFLGIGAPLGVPTWGNMLAEARQYVLVAPRVLLVPAAAIIFAVITTNLLGDGLAAYARRTGRGIEI; this is encoded by the coding sequence ATGGGTCGTATCCAGCGCCTCGCGACGGGCGGGGCTCCACGCCGCTGGCGCTGGCTATCGGTCGCCGAACTGACGATCGGGGCGGGGCTGTTCGCGCTCGTCGCGCTGGCCGCCATCTTCGGCCGCCTGCTGCTGACGCACGATCCGGTCGAAAGCGATCTGATGGCCACCTTCCTGCCGATGGGCAGCGCGGGTCATCTGCTCGGCACCGACCATATGGGGCGCGACATGTGGAGCCGGGTGATCGCCGGGCTGCAATGGTCGATGGCCTGCGCCTTCACCGCCAATGCGATCAATCTGATGATCGGCACCACATTGGGCCTGCTCGCCGCCGAACGGCCGGGCTGGACCCGCACGATCGCGCGCCAGACGACCGACATGTTCCAATCCTTCCCCTCGATGGTGGTGGCCATCGTGGTGGTCGTGGTGATCGGCCACGGCTTCGTGCCGCTGGTCGCGACCCTGGGCTTCCTGTCCTGGCCGATCTTCATGCGCGTCGCTTATGCCGAGGCATCGAGCATCTATGCGCGCGATTATGTGAAGGCGGCGCGGATCGCCGGCGTCTCGCGCCCCGCGATCATGCTGGGCCATGTGCTGCCCGGCCTGCGCGCCAGCCTGATGGTCGTCTTCGCGCTCCATTTCGCGACCTTGCTGATCGCGGAAAGCGGCCTGTCCTTCCTCGGCATCGGCGCCCCGCTGGGCGTGCCGACCTGGGGCAATATGCTGGCGGAGGCGCGCCAATATGTGCTGGTCGCCCCGCGCGTGCTGCTGGTGCCGGCGGCCGCGATCATCTTCGCGGTGATCACCACCAATCTGTTGGGTGACGGGCTTGCCGCCTATGCGCGCCGCACCGGGCGGGGGATCGAGATATGA
- a CDS encoding FAD-dependent monooxygenase has protein sequence MIETPVLIAGGGPVGLTLGIDLAHRGQPSLIVEERTGPSAHPKATLLGARSMEMFRRWGLDDAIFAAAVPNDHPYYIIFTTKLAGQELHRFRSPSINEGRYRDPEALKRHRELNWSPYSKTQIGQQALEPVLLDHARTLPQLDMRHGWRFEDFEQFDDHVIATIREVETGREEKVKARYLAACDGGGGDIRRKLGIGRNGRGRMRANVSFFFRSRDFLDVHGLGVANLYFLFTPDSFGVFTAIDGVELWNYQYYFLDPAKATEELDVEKILFRAMGKPFKFELLQTMHWHHHQSVARSWRSGQTFLVGDAAHLFAPTGGVGMNTGIGDACDLAWKFDAMLRGWGGDNLLNSYEIERKPVAIRNSLISATNSDKIDMVMDEAPAGIEGEGAEAEAARTLLARKIKWLARQFNSSGVHLGHRYVDSPVILGDGTPEPFDDPSRVDQSSWPGMRAPHAWLPDGRSTLDLVGGDFVLLRFGPAAAGDDALIAAASAVGMPMTIADVDDAAAAKLYERRLVLVRPDGHVAWRGDALPDDAAALIDTVRGFA, from the coding sequence ATGATCGAAACACCTGTTCTTATTGCCGGCGGGGGGCCTGTCGGCCTCACGCTGGGTATCGACCTCGCGCATCGCGGCCAGCCTTCGCTGATCGTCGAGGAGCGTACCGGGCCGAGCGCGCACCCCAAGGCGACCCTGCTGGGGGCGCGATCGATGGAGATGTTCCGGCGCTGGGGGCTGGACGACGCGATCTTCGCGGCGGCCGTCCCCAACGATCATCCCTATTACATCATCTTCACCACCAAGCTGGCCGGGCAGGAACTGCACCGCTTCCGATCGCCGTCGATCAACGAAGGGCGCTATCGCGATCCGGAGGCTCTGAAGCGCCACCGCGAGCTGAACTGGTCGCCTTATTCGAAGACGCAGATCGGGCAGCAGGCGCTCGAACCCGTCCTGCTCGATCATGCCCGCACCCTGCCGCAGCTCGACATGCGCCACGGCTGGCGGTTCGAGGATTTCGAACAGTTTGACGATCATGTGATCGCCACCATCCGCGAGGTCGAAACCGGCCGTGAGGAGAAGGTGAAGGCGCGCTATCTGGCGGCCTGCGACGGCGGCGGCGGCGATATCCGACGTAAGCTGGGCATCGGCCGCAACGGGCGCGGGCGGATGCGCGCGAATGTCAGCTTCTTCTTCCGCAGCCGCGACTTCCTCGACGTCCACGGCCTGGGCGTCGCCAACCTCTATTTCCTGTTCACGCCCGACAGCTTCGGTGTGTTCACCGCGATCGACGGCGTCGAACTGTGGAACTACCAATATTATTTCCTCGATCCGGCCAAGGCGACCGAGGAACTCGACGTGGAAAAGATCCTGTTCCGCGCGATGGGCAAGCCGTTCAAGTTCGAACTGCTCCAGACGATGCACTGGCATCATCACCAGTCGGTCGCGCGCAGCTGGCGGTCGGGTCAGACCTTCCTGGTCGGCGATGCCGCGCATCTGTTCGCGCCCACCGGCGGCGTCGGCATGAACACCGGCATCGGCGATGCGTGCGATCTCGCATGGAAGTTCGATGCGATGCTGCGCGGCTGGGGTGGGGACAATCTGCTCAACAGCTATGAGATCGAGCGCAAGCCCGTTGCGATCCGCAACAGCCTGATCTCCGCCACCAACAGCGACAAGATCGATATGGTGATGGACGAGGCGCCCGCCGGGATCGAGGGCGAAGGCGCGGAGGCCGAGGCGGCACGCACCCTGCTCGCGCGCAAGATCAAGTGGCTGGCGCGCCAGTTCAACAGCTCGGGCGTGCATCTGGGGCATCGCTATGTGGACTCCCCCGTCATCCTTGGCGATGGCACGCCCGAACCCTTCGACGATCCCAGCCGGGTCGATCAGTCGAGCTGGCCCGGCATGCGCGCGCCGCACGCCTGGCTGCCCGACGGGCGCTCGACGCTCGATCTGGTCGGCGGCGATTTCGTGCTGCTGCGCTTCGGCCCGGCCGCGGCGGGCGACGATGCGCTGATCGCGGCGGCAAGCGCGGTCGGCATGCCGATGACGATCGCCGACGTCGACGATGCGGCCGCCGCCAAACTCTACGAACGGCGGCTGGTGCTGGTGCGGCCCGACGGCCATGTCGCGTGGCGCGGCGATGCGCTGCCCGATGATGCCGCGGCGCTGATCGATACGGTTCGGGGCTTCGCGTGA
- a CDS encoding dipeptide ABC transporter ATP-binding protein: MSGPVASIADLSIAMLRDGQEKRVIDGVSLHVGAGEIVGLVGESGSGKSVTAMSLLRLLPRLKTRYGAGSKISVLGHDVLALDDAKLRDMRGSNLSIIFQEPMTALNPVVRIERQMCEVIRRHRDVTPEAARDIAFKLLADTHIADPERALRAFPHELSGGMRQRVMIAMAFSCDPSLIIADEATTALDVTVQAQILSLLTERARETGTAVLMISHDLAVINQTCDRVYVMYKGAIVEEGATAKVIAAPDHPYTRALLNALPGRCAPRTRLATVAAAMMEGGPVAASLPPAERSLDPAAPPVLQVDRLSVRYPRRFDMLGQVVETHTAVDDVSFRISPGETLSLVGESGCGKSSLLNALVGLVAHEGDVRCDRQDMQLVFQDPQSSLDPRWPVWRIVTEPLAARRRVSRAERRDVAAELFAKVGLDASAIDRLPHEFSGGQRQRIAVGRALSVRPKLLLLDEPTSALDVSVQAQVLNLLMDLQDREGLAYLFVSHDLGVVRHISDRIAIMKAGCIVESGDAAAVLADPSHAYTRTLLSAVPQL; the protein is encoded by the coding sequence ATGAGCGGTCCGGTCGCATCGATCGCCGACCTCTCGATCGCGATGCTGCGCGATGGGCAGGAGAAACGCGTCATCGACGGCGTCTCGCTCCATGTCGGCGCGGGTGAGATCGTCGGGCTGGTCGGCGAATCCGGATCGGGCAAGTCGGTCACGGCGATGTCGCTGCTGCGGCTGCTGCCCCGATTGAAGACGCGCTACGGCGCGGGATCGAAGATCAGCGTGCTCGGCCACGACGTCCTCGCGCTCGACGACGCCAAACTGCGCGACATGCGCGGATCGAACCTGTCGATCATCTTTCAGGAGCCGATGACCGCGCTCAATCCGGTCGTCCGCATCGAACGGCAGATGTGCGAAGTGATCCGCCGCCACCGCGACGTCACGCCCGAAGCGGCGCGCGATATAGCGTTCAAGCTGCTTGCCGACACGCACATCGCCGATCCCGAACGCGCGCTGCGCGCCTTCCCGCACGAATTGTCGGGCGGCATGCGTCAGCGTGTGATGATCGCGATGGCCTTTTCGTGCGATCCGTCGCTGATCATTGCCGACGAAGCGACCACCGCGCTCGACGTGACCGTGCAGGCGCAGATCCTGTCGCTGCTGACCGAACGCGCGCGCGAAACGGGCACGGCGGTGCTGATGATTAGCCACGATCTCGCCGTGATCAACCAGACCTGCGACCGCGTCTATGTGATGTATAAGGGCGCGATCGTGGAGGAAGGCGCGACCGCCAAGGTCATCGCCGCGCCTGATCATCCCTATACGCGCGCGCTGCTCAACGCCTTGCCCGGCCGCTGCGCCCCGCGCACCCGCCTCGCCACTGTGGCGGCGGCGATGATGGAGGGTGGGCCGGTTGCCGCCTCGCTGCCGCCCGCCGAACGCAGCCTCGATCCGGCCGCGCCGCCGGTGCTTCAGGTCGATCGCCTGTCGGTCCGCTATCCGCGCCGCTTCGACATGCTCGGCCAGGTCGTCGAAACGCACACTGCGGTCGATGATGTGTCGTTCCGGATCTCGCCGGGCGAAACGCTCAGCCTCGTCGGCGAATCCGGGTGCGGCAAATCCTCGCTGCTCAACGCTTTGGTCGGGCTGGTCGCGCATGAAGGCGATGTCCGCTGCGATCGGCAGGATATGCAGCTGGTCTTTCAGGATCCGCAAAGCTCGCTCGATCCGCGCTGGCCGGTGTGGCGCATCGTCACCGAACCGCTGGCGGCGCGCCGCCGCGTGAGCCGGGCGGAACGGCGCGATGTCGCGGCCGAACTGTTCGCCAAGGTCGGGCTCGACGCATCGGCCATCGATCGGCTGCCGCACGAATTTTCGGGCGGCCAGCGGCAACGTATCGCGGTCGGCCGCGCGCTGTCGGTCCGGCCCAAGCTCCTCCTCCTCGACGAACCGACCTCGGCGCTCGATGTCTCGGTCCAGGCGCAGGTGCTCAACCTGCTGATGGACCTGCAGGATCGCGAAGGGCTCGCTTACCTGTTCGTCTCGCACGATCTGGGCGTCGTCCGCCACATCTCCGATCGGATCGCGATCATGAAGGCGGGCTGCATCGTCGAAAGCGGTGATGCAGCGGCGGTGCTTGCCGACCCCAGCCACGCTTACACCCGAACCCTGCTGTCGGCCGTGCCGCAGCTCTAA
- a CDS encoding nitrilase-related carbon-nitrogen hydrolase: MTIKPWRAHCIQTLNYVVNDVSTREDAQAIVQKSLDRWEKLIASTVGRSQGGMRNLVLFPEFALTGFPIQETAAEWIEKACIQIPGPETERLQKMAQQYGIFIGANAYEYDPQWPGRYFNCCFLIDPSGDVILKYKRVNTVHSPSPHDFMDRYFDHYGIEGAFPVVKTELGNIGMFPCGEIMYPEAARVLLMRGAEVILHPTSDHGVGDFIGWEQCKRARAAENMVYLVSTNSGGMMGSPAGGNIMGNSKIIDYNGLVLSNTGGPGESNRASAIIDVQTLRMVRQELGPLNRIARQRTEMYMRVFNEASFYPPNSFVDKPMGSKAEVNGIQRATMDRLAAKGIIPLP; the protein is encoded by the coding sequence GTGACGATCAAGCCCTGGCGCGCCCATTGCATTCAGACGCTCAACTATGTCGTCAACGACGTTTCCACGCGCGAAGATGCGCAGGCGATCGTGCAGAAAAGCCTCGATCGCTGGGAAAAACTGATCGCGTCGACGGTCGGTCGATCGCAGGGCGGTATGCGCAACCTCGTCCTCTTTCCCGAATTCGCGCTGACCGGCTTCCCCATTCAGGAAACCGCCGCCGAATGGATCGAAAAGGCGTGCATCCAGATCCCTGGGCCGGAAACCGAACGGCTGCAGAAGATGGCGCAGCAGTACGGCATCTTCATCGGTGCCAACGCCTATGAATATGATCCGCAGTGGCCGGGCCGCTATTTCAACTGCTGCTTCCTTATCGATCCGTCGGGCGACGTGATCCTGAAGTATAAGCGCGTGAACACGGTCCATTCGCCGTCGCCGCACGACTTCATGGATCGCTATTTCGATCATTACGGGATCGAAGGCGCCTTCCCGGTGGTGAAGACCGAACTGGGCAATATCGGCATGTTTCCGTGCGGCGAGATCATGTATCCGGAGGCCGCGCGCGTCCTGCTGATGCGCGGCGCCGAAGTGATCCTGCATCCGACCAGCGATCATGGCGTCGGCGACTTCATCGGTTGGGAACAGTGCAAGCGCGCGCGCGCGGCCGAGAATATGGTCTATCTGGTCTCGACCAATTCGGGCGGGATGATGGGGTCGCCCGCCGGCGGCAACATCATGGGGAATTCCAAGATCATCGATTATAACGGGCTGGTCCTGTCGAACACGGGCGGTCCGGGCGAAAGCAACCGCGCCAGCGCGATCATCGATGTGCAGACGCTGCGCATGGTCCGTCAGGAACTGGGGCCGCTCAACCGCATCGCCCGCCAGCGCACCGAAATGTACATGCGCGTCTTCAACGAGGCGAGCTTCTATCCGCCCAACAGCTTCGTCGATAAGCCGATGGGATCGAAGGCCGAGGTCAACGGCATCCAGCGCGCGACGATGGACCGGCTGGCCGCGAAGGGGATCATCCCCCTGCCATGA